Proteins encoded together in one Thermodesulfobacteriota bacterium window:
- a CDS encoding HDIG domain-containing metalloprotein, whose amino-acid sequence MSGPTRDEAWRVLTQHVKSENLLRHALAVEAVMRHAARKRGEDEELWGAIGLVHDVDYERYPEEHLRHAPAILREAGWAEEHIRAVLAHGWGLCSDVEPRTDLEKTLYAVDELTGLVAAAALVRPSKSVLDLPVKSVKKKWKDKAFAAGVDRSVIENGAEMLGVELSDLIADTIEGMRAVAAELGLEGNPEGRGD is encoded by the coding sequence ATGAGCGGACCTACGCGGGACGAGGCCTGGCGGGTGCTGACCCAACACGTGAAGAGCGAGAACCTGCTGCGCCACGCCCTGGCGGTGGAGGCCGTGATGCGCCATGCGGCCCGAAAGCGCGGCGAGGACGAGGAGCTGTGGGGCGCCATCGGGCTCGTCCACGACGTGGACTACGAGCGCTACCCCGAGGAGCACCTGCGCCATGCCCCCGCCATCCTACGGGAGGCCGGGTGGGCCGAGGAGCACATCCGCGCCGTTCTGGCCCACGGGTGGGGCTTGTGCTCCGACGTGGAGCCCCGCACCGACCTGGAGAAGACCCTCTACGCGGTGGACGAGCTCACGGGCCTGGTAGCGGCCGCGGCCCTGGTGCGGCCCTCGAAGAGCGTGCTCGATCTGCCGGTGAAGAGCGTGAAGAAGAAGTGGAAGGACAAGGCGTTCGCCGCCGGGGTGGACCGCTCGGTCATCGAGAACGGGGCCGAGATGCTCGGCGTGGAGCTCTCGGACCTCATCGCGGACACCATCGAGGGGATGCGGGCCGTGGCCGCCGAACTCGGCCTGGAGGGGAACCCGGAGGGGCGCGGGGATTAG
- a CDS encoding DMT family transporter, translating into MTLRRPGPLTKLTVAAVFWGGAFVAGKVALRDVAPEAAAFWRFAIGAGVLAWIWALREGPAALPRTARGWAGLAALGASGVFAYNWFFFKGLALAEAGAAALVITTNPALTALFSAFFLGERLSRARVAGFALAACGALVVLSGGQPDRLLALRLDAGAAWLGAAVLCWVVYVLLGKVVLEGTSPLTATAAAFALGTPLLGLAALGAGELGAALGAPWEAWAALAFMGIFSSALGFLWFYEGVAALGASRASVFIYLVPGFALLFAWFLLGEAVSGPKLVGGALVVAGVALTSWAPASSGQGRPSSARLSRTPGR; encoded by the coding sequence ATGACCCTTCGCAGGCCCGGCCCTTTGACCAAGCTCACCGTCGCCGCCGTCTTCTGGGGCGGCGCTTTCGTGGCAGGCAAGGTCGCCCTGCGGGACGTGGCGCCCGAGGCCGCGGCTTTCTGGCGGTTCGCCATCGGCGCGGGGGTGCTGGCCTGGATCTGGGCGCTCCGGGAGGGGCCTGCCGCCCTGCCACGCACCGCCCGCGGGTGGGCCGGGCTCGCGGCCCTGGGGGCCTCGGGTGTCTTCGCATACAACTGGTTTTTTTTCAAGGGACTCGCCCTGGCGGAGGCAGGGGCGGCGGCCCTGGTGATTACCACCAACCCGGCGCTCACCGCCCTGTTTTCGGCCTTCTTCCTAGGTGAGCGGCTTTCGCGGGCGCGGGTGGCGGGTTTTGCCCTGGCAGCGTGCGGCGCCCTGGTGGTCCTGTCGGGAGGGCAGCCGGACCGGCTCCTCGCCCTGCGACTCGACGCGGGCGCGGCGTGGCTCGGCGCCGCGGTGCTGTGCTGGGTGGTGTACGTCCTCCTGGGCAAGGTGGTGCTCGAGGGGACCTCGCCCCTCACTGCCACCGCCGCGGCGTTTGCCCTGGGAACGCCGCTGCTGGGGCTCGCGGCCCTGGGCGCCGGGGAGCTCGGGGCCGCTCTCGGCGCCCCCTGGGAGGCGTGGGCGGCGCTCGCCTTCATGGGAATCTTCAGCTCGGCCCTTGGGTTCCTGTGGTTCTACGAAGGCGTGGCGGCGTTGGGTGCTTCCCGGGCATCGGTCTTCATCTACCTGGTGCCGGGGTTCGCCCTGCTCTTCGCGTGGTTCCTGCTGGGAGAGGCGGTGTCCGGGCCCAAGCTCGTGGGCGGGGCGCTGGTGGTGGCGGGCGTCGCCCTGACGTCCTGGGCTCCGGCTTCCTCGGGACAGGGGCGCCCGAGCTCGGCCCGACTCTCCCGAACGCCCGGCAGGTAG
- a CDS encoding FAD-dependent oxidoreductase — protein sequence MVTRAADPVCGKPVHIAEETPSAECRGETHYFCSRACREKFVCHPDLTLSDYLYDLVIVGGGPAGISAGIYAALAGIDTLFLTKSLGGQAWDSTAVVNYPGFELIAGPDLVERFQKQLFENLHLAHQICAVTGIGKEKDVFSLTTDGGDVYRSRTVLLTTGMKRRRLGIPGEDEFRGKGVMEFHALLAERFAGKEVAVAGGGNSALQAALGLAEKGARVAVASRSFRADQYLQDKVAGRDDIVLLRNRDPVRLEGRARVEVLVVRNLDTGAEEVLPVEAVFVEIGLVPSSELVRDLVHVNARGEVEVDRNCRTGLPGLFAAGDVTNTVGKRILIAAGEGAKAVLAVGEYLQSRAEGGSSS from the coding sequence ATGGTGACCCGCGCGGCAGACCCCGTCTGCGGCAAACCCGTCCACATCGCGGAGGAGACCCCCTCGGCGGAGTGCCGGGGCGAGACCCACTACTTCTGCTCCCGTGCCTGCCGGGAGAAGTTCGTCTGCCACCCCGACCTCACCCTCTCGGACTACCTCTACGACCTGGTCATCGTGGGCGGCGGGCCCGCGGGGATCTCGGCCGGCATCTACGCGGCCTTGGCCGGGATCGACACCCTGTTCCTCACCAAGAGCCTGGGCGGGCAGGCGTGGGACTCCACGGCGGTGGTGAACTACCCGGGATTCGAGCTCATCGCCGGGCCGGACCTGGTGGAGCGGTTTCAGAAGCAGCTCTTCGAGAATCTGCACCTGGCCCACCAGATCTGCGCCGTCACCGGGATTGGAAAGGAGAAGGACGTCTTTTCCCTGACCACCGATGGGGGGGATGTCTACCGCTCCCGCACGGTGCTCCTCACCACGGGGATGAAGCGCCGGCGCCTGGGCATCCCGGGGGAGGACGAGTTCCGGGGCAAGGGGGTGATGGAGTTCCATGCGCTCCTGGCGGAGCGATTTGCGGGGAAGGAAGTGGCGGTGGCGGGGGGAGGGAACTCGGCGCTCCAGGCAGCGCTGGGCCTGGCGGAAAAGGGCGCCCGGGTTGCGGTGGCGAGCCGTTCCTTCCGGGCCGACCAGTACTTGCAGGACAAGGTGGCGGGGCGCGACGACATCGTGCTGCTACGCAACCGGGATCCGGTGCGCCTGGAGGGGAGGGCTCGGGTGGAGGTGCTGGTGGTGCGAAACCTCGACACCGGGGCGGAGGAGGTGCTCCCGGTGGAGGCGGTCTTCGTGGAGATCGGGCTCGTGCCGAGCAGCGAGCTCGTGCGGGACCTCGTGCACGTGAACGCCCGGGGCGAGGTGGAGGTGGACCGCAACTGCCGCACCGGGCTGCCGGGGCTCTTTGCCGCCGGTGACGTCACCAACACGGTGGGCAAGCGCATCCTGATCGCGG